A single region of the Salipaludibacillus sp. LMS25 genome encodes:
- the hemA gene encoding glutamyl-tRNA reductase: MHILVISLNYKTTPVEIREKFSFQDDLEDALIKLRQSKSILENVVISTCNRTELYVVADQLHTGRYYTKVFLSEWFGIAKEEFSHYLQVREDEHAIEHLFRVACGLDSMVLGETQILGQVRASFLAAQKQDTTGTIFNQLFKQAVTLAKRAHSETAIGENAVSVSYAAVELGKKIFGDFTDKKVLLMGAGKMSELTAKHLSSNGVNDITVINRTKQKAEELAKKFLGRAEDMNRLDQSLEATDIMISSTGSKNYVITKGEVLNLVKKRNGRPLFLVDIAVPRDLDPELADLDNVYLYDIDDLQGIVAANLEERKQEAEKIELMVEEELIDFSQWLDTLGVVPIITALREKATSIQADTMESLERKLSSLSEREKKVIRKHMKSIINQLLRDPITALKEVPGEENADELLTYLTKVFALEDHLNEQETTLSCNIQINKLEREWNIEKRKSKLAGQQSHTVARSY, translated from the coding sequence GCTTCGTCAATCTAAAAGCATCTTGGAAAATGTTGTTATCTCTACTTGCAACCGTACGGAACTCTATGTTGTGGCAGATCAGTTGCACACGGGGCGTTACTATACAAAGGTGTTTCTTTCTGAATGGTTTGGTATTGCTAAGGAAGAATTTAGCCACTATTTGCAAGTTCGTGAAGATGAGCATGCGATTGAGCATCTCTTTCGTGTAGCTTGTGGCCTTGACTCGATGGTTCTTGGTGAAACGCAAATTCTTGGTCAAGTAAGAGCAAGTTTTTTAGCCGCGCAAAAACAAGACACGACTGGCACTATCTTTAATCAGTTATTTAAACAAGCCGTCACATTAGCAAAACGTGCCCATTCAGAAACAGCTATCGGTGAAAATGCTGTTTCCGTTAGTTATGCAGCTGTTGAATTAGGTAAAAAAATCTTTGGTGATTTCACCGATAAAAAAGTGCTCCTTATGGGAGCTGGGAAAATGAGTGAATTGACTGCGAAACATTTGTCCTCTAATGGGGTGAATGATATCACAGTGATTAATAGAACAAAACAAAAGGCAGAAGAGCTAGCAAAGAAGTTTTTGGGTCGTGCAGAAGATATGAACCGGCTTGACCAATCACTTGAAGCCACGGACATTATGATTAGCTCTACAGGGTCAAAGAATTACGTGATTACAAAGGGAGAAGTCCTTAACTTAGTTAAGAAGCGTAATGGACGGCCGCTTTTCCTCGTTGATATAGCTGTCCCACGAGACCTTGATCCTGAACTTGCTGATCTTGATAATGTGTATTTGTATGATATCGATGATTTACAAGGTATTGTCGCTGCGAACTTAGAAGAACGAAAGCAGGAAGCCGAAAAAATTGAACTTATGGTGGAAGAAGAACTAATAGACTTTAGTCAGTGGTTAGATACATTAGGGGTAGTCCCTATCATAACGGCACTTCGTGAAAAAGCCACTTCTATTCAAGCTGACACGATGGAAAGTCTTGAGAGAAAGCTATCAAGTTTATCTGAACGTGAAAAGAAAGTGATTAGAAAACATATGAAAAGTATTATAAATCAACTTCTTCGTGATCCTATTACAGCCCTAAAAGAAGTACCCGGAGAAGAAAATGCTGATGAACTTTTGACTTATTTGACGAAGGTGTTCGCTTTAGAAGATCATTTAAATGAACAGGAAACAACGTTATCCTGTAATATCCAAATTAATAAACTTGAACGGGAGTGGAATATAGAAAAGCGTAAGTCAAAATTGGCTGGTCAGCAAAGTCATACTGTTGCCCGCTCTTATTAG